From Curtobacterium sp. MCBA15_012:
GCTGCCGGGGTGGACGTCGAGCGCCGCCCGGTCCTGGAGGCCCACGTCACCGCGCACCTCGGCCGGACGGACGACGACCTCCCGCGCCCCGGCGACCACGTCGCGTCCACGGTCACGGTGGCGAACGACGGCAACGTGACGCTCCGCGGCCCCTCCGGCTCGTTCGTCGAGCACCCGGAGCTGCCGATCGACTGTCCCGAGTCGCCGATCGCTCCGGACACGGCGGTCACCTGCACCGTGCCGGACCTGGTCCTCACCCAGGACGACGTCGAGCGCGGGCAGGTGCCGTTCACCCTCCACGCGTCGGCGGTCGCGCCGTCGGCGGTCGAGGTCACGGCGGAGGACGCGGTGCACGTCGGACTCCGCGCGTCCGACGTGCTCGACCTGCAGACCCGGGTCGTGCGGCGCGGCGCGGGCGGGGACACCGTGCCCGTGACAGCTCCGGTCCGTCCCGGCGACCGCGTGGCCGTCCTCGCCGAGGTGCGGCACACGGGCAACCTCGTGCTGCACGACCTGCGGCGCGCGGCGGGCGGTGACCTGACCTGCGCGGCGACGGTGCTCGAGCCCGGTGCCGTCACCGAGTGCACGGGCCCGTTCCACACCGTGACCGAGGCGGACCTCCGCGCCGGGGAGGTCGTGTTCACCTCACAGGTGGAGGGCGACGTCGCCCGCGCGGGCGACGGGACGGAGCCGGGTGCGCGATCCGTGGTGGTCAGCTCAGCCACCGTCCGTGATCGTGTGCCGGTCGTGGCGGTACCCGGCGCACTGGCCTTCACCGGGTCGGAGGTGCTCGGGTACGGGCTGCCCGCAGCGGTGGTCCTGCTGCTGCTCGGTGTGGCCGTGGCCGTGGCCCGGCTGCGCTCCGCTCGCGGGTCCGCAGGGCGTCCAGGCCTGCGCCGGCGGACCGTCGTGACCGGCCGTCACGTGCGCGCCGCCCGGGGGGTGACCGCGGGCCGCCGGGATCGGCCGTCGGGCCGGTGAGTTCGTGACCGGCCACCGGGGCGACAGGGCGACCACGTCAGGCCTCCCCGGTGGGCGGTCTGCGCCGACCGCCGGGGACGACCGGGCGACCACGGTCGGCGTCCCCGGTGGGCGGTCTGCGACGTCCGTCAGGCGAGCGACGCCTCGATGTAGGCGAGCAGGGCGGCCCCGTACGCCTCGGCGGCGTCCGGGTCGGCGAACGCCCGGCGTTCCCCGTCGATCGTCGCCGTGACCGTGCACCCCGCGGAGAGCGACACGAACGCCGGCCCGAGGAGCGTGCGGAGCTGGTCCTCGCGCGGCAGCCAGAGCGACTCGTCCGCGGTGACGGAGTCGAGCGCCCACTCGGTCGTGCCGTTGAAGCCGAGCACGGTGCCCGTCGGGTGGTCGTGCCGCTCGACGGTCATCTCGGAGACGGTGTACACGTCGTCGTCGACCCCGGCCTTGTCGATCACGAAGCGGTCGCCGGTGTCCGGGTGCCAGCGGAGTCCGGCGTCGCGGAGGGCGCGGGCGAGTTCGACGGTGATCACGGGCCCAGCCTGCCACCGCGGGCGGGGCGCGGTCAGGCCGGCGGGGTGCGGTCAGGCCGGCGCGGCCGGCCAGACCGGCACACCACC
This genomic window contains:
- a CDS encoding pilus assembly protein CpaE, producing MITVELARALRDAGLRWHPDTGDRFVIDKAGVDDDVYTVSEMTVERHDHPTGTVLGFNGTTEWALDSVTADESLWLPREDQLRTLLGPAFVSLSAGCTVTATIDGERRAFADPDAAEAYGAALLAYIEASLA